ATCTGAGTGCGCTCGTCGAGACCACGCCGGAATGTATCAAGACCGTTGTCGCCGACGGCACCCTGCTCCAGATGAACCCGGCCGGGCTACACATGGTGGGTGCCGACTCGGATTCGGACGTGATCGGCAAAAGCGTCTACGACCTTATCGCCCCCGAACACCGCGAGCTGTTCCGCGAGTTCAACGAGCGGATCTGTCGGGGTGAACGCGGGACCCTGGAGTTCGACATCGTCGGGCAGAACGGCACGCGACGACACATGGAAACGCACGCGACACCGCTTCGTCATCCCGATGGGACGACCTCTCACGTGGCGCTGACGCGCGACATCACCGAACAGGTCGAGCGCGAACGCGAACTCGAACGAGCGCTCGACTTGCTCGAGAAGACCGAGCGCATCGCGGACGTCGGCGGCTGGGAGATTGACACACAGACGATGGACGTGTTCTGGAGCGACCACATCTTCGAACTTCTCGGGACGTCCGTCGACGAGGAACCGTCACTGGACGAGGCGCTCGACATGTACCACGAGGAGGACAGGCAGATCGTCGAGGGTGCCATCGAGGCGGCGCTCGACTCCGGCGACCCCTTCGACGTGGAGGCACGGCTCCGGACGGACGGCGGCGAGGTGCGCTGGCTTCGGCTGCAGGGCGTTCCAGAGACCGTCGACGAGGAGGTCGTTTCGCTCCGCGGAGCGGCCCAGGATATCACCGAACGCAAAGAGCGCGAGCAACGGTTAGAGGAGGTGATCGATCGGCTCGAGGCCTCGAACGAACGGCTCGAGCAATTCGCCTACGCCGCCTCCCACGACCTCCAGGAACCGTTGCGGATGGTGTCGACCTACCTCAGGCTCCTCGAACGACGGTACGAGGACGCGCTCGACGAGGACGGCGAGGAGTTCCTCGAGTTCGCGGTGAACGGGGCCGATCGGATGCGCGAGATGATCGAGGCCCTGCTCGCCTATTCGCGGGTCGAGACGCAGGGCGACCCGCTTGAGCCCGTCGACCTCGATGCCATCCTGGACGACGTGCTATCGGATATCCAGGTCCAGATCGCCGAGTACGACGCCGAGGTCACCGTCGACGACCTCCCTCGCGTTGCAGGGGACGCCAGTCAGCTGCGCCAGGTGTTCCAGAACCTGCTCGAGAACGGGATCACCTACAGCGGCGACGACCCGCCGCGAATCGAGATCACCGCGGAGCGGAGCGAGGCGCTCGACGCCTCGGAACGAAGTAGCGCGGAACGTAGTTCCGCGGAGCGTTCGAGCGAGCACGGCCCGCGAGAAGACGGCACCGCCGCGGAGGACGACGGCGCCGAATGGATCGTGTCGGTTCGCGACGAGGGGATCGGCATCGATCCGGACGATCAGGACCGCATCTTCGAGGTGTTCCAGCGGCTTCACACCCACGGCGAGTACGACGGGACCGGAATCGGCCTCGCGCTCTGCGAGCGGATCGTCGAACGCCACGGCGGCGAGATCCGGATCGATTCCGAGCCGGGCGAGGGGACGACGGTCTCGGTGACGCTTCCGGCGGTACAGGCCCACGACGACTGAGCCGATCTGCGTATCGATCGCTCCCTCCGAAGTCCGTCTCCGGCACAGCGCGATCTCCGCGACCGATCCGATCGCGGGTTTTGACGTCAGTCGGCGTGTACTGCCTGGCAGACGGGTACCACCGTCGCTCCTTCGATCGCCGATTTTCGTCCGCCCGCGTTCGTATATATCGTAGCGATCGTTCCTCTAGAGCCGATCCCGACTGTCGTTTACAGTCGTGGCGTCCGTGGCGAGACACGTCATGCACGACGGGCACGAAGACGAACGCGATTCGTCGCAGCTATCCCGGCGCGCGGTCCTGCAGGCGACGAACGGGGCGGTCGCACTGTCGGCCGTCGGATCCGCACGGGCCGGTAGGGGTGGGGGCGAGGCCGAAGCGCAACGAGCCCGGCTCGATCGGCGCTGTCCCGAGGCGACGATCGAGCCGAGTCACGGCTCCTGTGCGGGCGCAAGCGTGGAGGGGTGTGACGACGACCATCCGGTGACGGTCGAACTCAGGGAGGCCGTCGCGGAGACGCTCTCGGAACGGTACCCCGACGTCGGGTCGTTGCTCGACGACGAATACAAGCCGTACTTCGACACGATCGGCGGGGGCAGCGGCTACTCCCACTGGCTCAGCCCCGGGTACAT
The nucleotide sequence above comes from Halosolutus halophilus. Encoded proteins:
- a CDS encoding MEDS domain-containing protein, which encodes MSKHTSQNETPGESVTVETGLEALRSSPAFRGPAAPLDDHDHANDHFALIYDSREEQLAAAIPFIRQGLERGERCLYITHENSRDEIVAAMRAFDIDVDAALASGQLSVHDEDETYLRNGTFDADETIEFIDAAIAEATEEYEALRVTGEMSSVLREDPDCEELVKCEAKANYLFDDVDGLALCQYSRERFPPEVIRDVISTHPLLVHDSRVSHNVYYTPPEEFFSPEKSEREVDRLLGTLREQTDAKAALKRRERFLRRSYQITSDPTLDFEEKLEHLLDLGCERFGLELGGVATVDREADRLEVEHVSGDYEGYEPGLELQLSETYCAAAVEADEEESIVDPVAAGYDDRRAYRDHGFETYLGTTLDIEGGRDRTFFFLSEESRDAAFSEAERTFLDLMGQWAAYELEHRRRERELRERTEHLSALVETTPECIKTVVADGTLLQMNPAGLHMVGADSDSDVIGKSVYDLIAPEHRELFREFNERICRGERGTLEFDIVGQNGTRRHMETHATPLRHPDGTTSHVALTRDITEQVERERELERALDLLEKTERIADVGGWEIDTQTMDVFWSDHIFELLGTSVDEEPSLDEALDMYHEEDRQIVEGAIEAALDSGDPFDVEARLRTDGGEVRWLRLQGVPETVDEEVVSLRGAAQDITERKEREQRLEEVIDRLEASNERLEQFAYAASHDLQEPLRMVSTYLRLLERRYEDALDEDGEEFLEFAVNGADRMREMIEALLAYSRVETQGDPLEPVDLDAILDDVLSDIQVQIAEYDAEVTVDDLPRVAGDASQLRQVFQNLLENGITYSGDDPPRIEITAERSEALDASERSSAERSSAERSSEHGPREDGTAAEDDGAEWIVSVRDEGIGIDPDDQDRIFEVFQRLHTHGEYDGTGIGLALCERIVERHGGEIRIDSEPGEGTTVSVTLPAVQAHDD